Proteins from one Chanodichthys erythropterus isolate Z2021 chromosome 15, ASM2448905v1, whole genome shotgun sequence genomic window:
- the smarcc1b gene encoding SWI/SNF complex subunit SMARCC1b produces MATQSIGSAAAGPTTSQAGCSSSLSRRMDGGPCCKFWENPEIISQMETVRSWIGKHYKKYVQTDAPSSKSLSGLVIQLLQFQEDTFGRRANNPSFTKLPVKCFQDLRPGSALCHILGSVYKFKTEQGWRRFDLQNPSRVDRNVEMLVCVEKTLIQNDLLSRPVVYLSPDLEQKQALKLKDIVVRHQGTVTEERSQATHQVYPSSSTSDEEDWLRPVMRLDRHVMVHWGMCPDSYDSLISANDIDGEVEEPPNPDRCWKVNARWILDTDTYNEWMNEEDYEIDENGNSMSFRRRIYQSTEEQKPGKKRRRSPSPPSSESKKKGGKKSSGVYKRRGQPEEVEPEEDLTKDMEDPTPVPNMEEVILPKNVNLKKDSENTPVKGGIMADLDDQEEDLLSGVRDEEEQREYGRGMEGEESATEQTHHIIVPTYASWFDYNCIHQIERRALPEFFNGKNKSKTPEIYLAYRNFMIDTYRLNPQEYLTSTSCRRNLTGDVCALIRVHSFLEQWGLINYQVDAESRPLPMGPPPTPHFNVLTDTPSGLVPLQHRPLQVSASQHMLHFPEKSTEKPSDLQNFGLRTDIYAKKHPKSKGANAGREWTEQETLLLLEALEMYKDDWNKVSEHVGSRTQDDCILHFLRLPIEDPYLENSEASMGPLAYQPVPFSQSGNPVMSTVAFLASVVDPRVASAAAKAALEEFSRAREEAPPELFNASFHKAQKVRHNLDPAFTLQTGGIAGLDADHSEKPDGSGIEPMNTEYDQHEKLEGDSILGEGERVKNEEKEESEGERGEESTAEESFDMALTQGEGEEMKRRVELDLVEGNIATAAAAALASAATKAKHLAAVEERKIKSLVALLVETQMKKLEIKLRHFEELETIMDREKEALEQQRQQLLSERQNFHLEQVKYAELKARQNVEPQQQSGAAQSSSTAYNPLHHGRSVGSAGAGQMMGARQPGAPNGMYQTPPSSQSDGAAPM; encoded by the exons ATGGCCACACAATCCATAGGATCTGCTGCTGCGGGACCTACGACAAGTCAAGCTGGTTGCAGCTCTTCATTGAGCCGAAGAATGGACGGTGGACCGTGCTGTAAATTCTGGGAGAACCCGGAAATAATTTCTCAGATGGAAACAGTGCGCAGTTGGATTGGGAAGCATTATAAAAAG TATGTGCAGACTGATGCTCCCTCCAGCAAGTCTCTGTCTGGGCTGGTCATCCAACTGCTGCAATTTCAGGAAGACACTTTTGGTCGGCGAGCAAATAACCCAAGCTTTACAAAACTCCCA GTAAAGTGTTTTCAGGACCTGAGGCCGGGAAGTGCTCTCTGTCATATTCTGGGATCAGTGTACAAGTTTAAGACAGAACAGGGATG GAGACGCTTTGACCTTCAGAATCCATCCAGAGTGGATCGCAATGTAGAGATGTTAGTCTGTGTGGAGAAAACTCTGATACAG AATGACTTACTAAGCAGACCTGTGGTGTACCTGTCCCCTGATCTTGAACAGAAGCAAGCACTTAAACTCAAAGACATTGTTGTGCGACACCAG GGCACAGTGACCGAGGAGAGGTCACAAGCCACCCACCAGGTGTACCCGTCATCCTCCACATCAGATGAAG AAGACTGGCTTCGACCAGTCATGCGATTGGATCGGCATGTGATGGTACACTGGGGAATGTGTCCAGACAG TTATGACTCACTTATATCAGCAAATGATATAGATGGAGAAGTGGAGGAACCTCCCAACCCAGACAGGTGCTGGaag GTTAATGCCAGATGGATTCTTGACACAGACACATATAATGAGTGGATGAATGAGGAGGACTATGAGATTGACGAGAATGGGAATAGTATGAGTTTCCGCAGGCGTATCTACCAAAGCACAGAG GAACAGAAACCTGGGAAGAAGAGGCGTCGTTCCCCCTCTCCACCATCCTCTGAGTCTAAGAAGAAAGGGGGAAAGAAAAG CTCAGGGGTGTATAAGAGGCGTGGCCAACCGGAAGAGGTGGAGCCAGAGGAGGACCTCACTAAAGACATGGAGGATCCCACGCCAGTGCCTAACATGGAGGAGGTCATTCTGCCTAAAAATG TGAACCTAAAAAAAGACAGTGAAAACACTCCAGTCAAAGGAGGCATTATGGCTGATTTAG ATGACCAGGAAGAGGACCTGCTCTCTGGTGTCAGA GATGAGGAAGAGCAGAGGGAGTACGGCCGTGGGATGGAGGGGGAGGAGAGTGCCACAGAGCAAACGCATCACATCATTGTGCCCACCTATGCCTCATGGTTCGACTACAATTG TATTCATCAGATAGAGAGGCGAGCTCTGCCCGAGTTCTTCAATGGGAAAAATAAGTCCAAAACACCAGAAAT ATATCTTGCATACCGCAACTTCATGATTGACACATACCGGCTAAACCCTCAGGAGTATCTGACCTCAACCTCCTGCAGACGAAACCTGACAGGAGATGTGTGTGCACTTAtaag GGTTCATTCGTTTTTGGAGCAGTGGGGATTGATAAATTATCAGGTAGATGCAGAAAGTCGACCCCTCCCCATGGGCCCACCCCCAACGCCACACTTTAACGTTCTTACAGACACACCGTCCGGACTTGTCCCACTACAACACAGACCCTTACAG GTTTCAGCCTCTCAGCATATGTTGCATTTCCCAGAGAAATCGACAGAAAAACCATCTGACCTGCAGAATTTTGGTCTACGGACTGACATTTATGCTAAGAAACATCCAAAG AGTAAAGGTGCAAATGCAGGGAGAGAATGGACAGAACAGGAAACACTCTTGCTTTTGGAG GCTTTGGAGATGTATAAAGATGACTGGAATAAGGTGTCAGAGCACGTGGGTAGTCGCACACAGGATGACTGTATTCTTCACTTCTTGCGGTTGCCAATAGAGGACCCGTACCTAGAGAACTCTGAAGCCTCAATGGGTCCTCTGGCCTATCAACCTGTCCCCTTCAGCCAGTCAGGGAACCCTGTAATGAGCACTGTTGCTTTCCTTGCATCTGTGGTCGACCCTCGAGTGGCCTCCGCAGCTGCCAAAGCAGCTTTAG AGGAGTTCTCAAGAGCAAGAGAAGAGGCCCCGCCAGAGTTGTTCAATGCCAGCTTTCACAAGGCACAAAAAGTTAGGCATAATTTAGATCCAGCCTTTACACTCCAAACAGGCGGCATTGCAGGACTTGATGCTGACCATTCAGAAAAGCCTG atgggAGTGGCATAGAACCAATGAACACTGAATATGATCAGCATGAAAAG CTTGAGGGTGACAGCATCTTGGGAGAGGGAGAGCGTGTGAAGAATGAGGagaaagaggagagtgaaggagagagaggagaggagagcaCAGCAG AGGAGAGTTTTGACATGGCCCTCACCcaaggggagggggaggagatgAAGAGGAGGGTGGAGCTTGATCTGGTAGAGGGAAATATTGCAACAGCTGCTGCTGCAGCACTGGCCTCTGCAGCTACCAAAGCAAAG CACTTGGCAGCAGTAGAAGAGAGGAAGATCAAATCTCTTGTGGCTCTGCTGGTTGAGACTCAGATGAAAAAGTTGGAGATCAAACTGAGACACTTTGAAGAGCTAGAGACCATTATGGATCGAGAAAAAGAGGCT CTGGAGCAGCAGAGACAACAGTTATTGTCTGAGAGGCAGAACTTCCACCTGGAGCAGGTGAAATATGCCGAGCTGAAGGCACGACAGAACGTGGAACCGCAGCAGCAATCAGGAGCCGCACAGAGCAGCAGTACTGCATACAATCCTCTTCACCACG GTCGTTCGGTGGGCAGTGCTGGTGCTGGACAGATGATGGGTGCTCGGCAGCCTGGAGCTCCCAATGGCATGT ATCAAACTCCACCGTCCTCACAGTCTGATGGGGCTGCCCCCATGTAA